The following DNA comes from Phytohabitans rumicis.
TCGACGGTGGGGCGTCGGGCCGGTGTTTGTCCGGTGTGGCGCGCGTCGTTGGTGGCCGTGTCGACGAAGAGGATCTGCTGTGCCGGAGTCGTCTGCTGGTGCGGGCGTTGGAGCAGCCACAGGTGCAGCCCGATGTGCAGCGGGGGTGCCGCGCCGGCCGGGAGGGCGATTACGGCGCGCAGTGTGCCGCTACGGACAAGTTCCGCCCGGATGCGTCGTCCCGCAGCTCGTTCGGCGGTGGCCGGTGGCATGAGCATGACGACCCGGCCGCCCTGCTGCGTGTGGCTCAGGCAGTGCTGCACCCAGGCCAGTTCTGATTCACTCTTGGGGGTAGGGCGAACATCCATCGTGGATCGTAGGCCAGTTCCTCGTGGCCCCAGTCCCGGTCCCCGTACGGCGGCGCGCACAGTACCGCCTCCGCGAGCAGCCCGGGGAAGCCGTCGGCACGCATGCTGTCACCGGCACGCACGGTTACCTGAGTGTCCGGTGTCTCCAGCGTAATGCGGACCGCGGCCTGAGCGGCCTGGCCGGCGACGACATCCTGGCCGTACAGCTTGGTCGCGCCGTGTTTCCCTGCTGCGATCAGCAGGCCGCCGCTGCCGCCGCAGGCGGGGTCGAAGACACTGACCGGGTAGGGCTCACCGGGGGTGGATAGCAGGTCGGCGATCAGTTCGGTCAGCGGGGCCGGGGTCTGATAATTGCCGCTGGCGGTGTCGTCGGAGTCGTATTCGGCCAGAACCTCGGCGGTCGGCACGGCGCCCGTCTCGGCGACACAGCGCAACAGAGTGCGCAGCAGGTCCACGCTCTCGCCCTGATACCGCTGATCGTCGACCCCCGGTACGTGGCCGTGGTACCGCTTGACCGTTTCCCCGATGCGAGACATCAGCGCCTCGTCGGGAAGTGCTATCACGTCTTTGAGGTCGCTTGGGTCCATCCGCCCAGCGGCGAGCACCAGAGGGAGCAGCCACAGCGGCGCCACCTTGGTTGTCAGACCGGCGCGCAGGTCGTCCGCCGGAGAGCCGGCCGGAAGCTGCCCCCGGGCGGCTAGCCACGCGCGCACCGCGACAAGGTCGTACGCCGGGCTGGCTTCCGTCCCTCCGGACGGCGCGGGGAAATCCGGGTGTCGCCGGCGCCAGTTGCTGACCGTGGCGCGCGTGACCCCGCCAGCCGGGATATCTCGGCGGCGGTCACCTGGGCAAGGTCCGGCATGTGACGTCCTGTCGGTCGGTACACGGATGTGCTACCCCGCACCCTACACGAAGTCAGAACCGTGTAAACGGTTTGACAGTGCTTTCATTGAGTCGCATGCTATGGTTGCTTTCAGCTCAACAGCACGTAGCTGGCCGCTACTGCTCCGGCGGAGCCGAACGCGCCCGCCTCGCTCCATCTCAGATAGCGCCACCCGGCCTTGTCGCACGCGACCGGCCCGGGGGTCATCCGCGAGCAAGGAGAAAACGCTCCATGAGCGAGACCACAAGCAACCGCCCACCCAGTCGCGACGACGAAACCCGCCCGGCAGCGGCAAGCCGCCGGCGGCGGACCACACGACGCGTGACCCGGCCCCGATCGACGTACCGCACCACGGTCTACCGGATGCGCGTCGACCTCGATCGCGAGAGCCTGGCGGCTGTGCTCAACCACCGCTACCTGCGCGGCAACGACTTCACCACGGTGACCACGGAGGTTGCCGGAGCGCCGGCCCTGCTGGTCCACGGGCACGTTCCGCAACCCATCGCCGACTGGTGCCCGATCATCACCGGCCTGACCGGTGACACGATGACCGTCAGCCACAGCAGCGCCGGCTGCGTCCTGCTCATCGCCGTCGACGACCAGGTGTACGCCTTGGCCTACGGCACCATCGGACGGTTCATGATCGACGCGGAACGGATCGACCCCGGGTTCGGCATCGCGTTCGCGATCCGGGCGATCGAACCGGAACAGATCCGCCGGGTCACCCGTCGCGTGCTGGCCTCCACTGGCCGGGTCGAACGCAGCCTCGTACCCGGCGGACAGCACATCCGCCGCTACGGCATCGAGGGCTGGGGCGAAATCGTCGGCCAGCTGTCCGGCCACCTCACCAACACACAGCTCACCGTCGTCCGCGGCAGCGGCCGCCCGGTGTCCATCGCCGGAGCCGAGTCGCTGCAGATCGCGGTCAGCACCGACCCCGCAGGGCTGCTGGACGACCTGCGCGAGATCAGCCGCGTCTGCGCCCGGGAGTCCCCTCGCCAGACCTCGAATTCATCGCCCAGGTCCGGCCAATACACCCGGGGACAGCACCGCCCGGCTCGACGTACTCCTAGATGATCTGCTGGGCACTTACGGGCACCCCGACCTGGGCCTTGCCGTGCCCGCCTCCCAGATTGAGTACGAAGCGTCCGCCCAGTCGTACGTGATCAGGGCGCCGTACCGTGCGATTCGCACCCCCGACCTCGACTTGGACATGATCCTCGAACGCACCCGGAGACGGCCCGCCGGACGCCGGCTGGAGGCGCTGAAGATCGGCTCCATCGGCCTATGCGCCGACCCGGACGGCCGCGAACTGCTCACCCCGGCGGTCGCGGCGCACAAGTGGATCACCGCCGAGATCTCCCTCGGAGCGGCCCGCATGATCTACCACGAAGGCCGCTGGTACGAGATCGGCGTCGAGCATCTCGCAATCCTCCGCGCCGAGATCGAGCAGATCCTGACCCGGACCCCGACGATCGCCCTGCCCCGTGGACCGGCGACCTCGCCAACGAGGACGCCTACAACCGGATGGTCGCTGAACAGGGAACCGAATACGTCCTGCTCGACAAGCACTTCCTCAAGACCAGGCAGCACCGCCGTGGCCCCGGCATCGAAGCCTGCGACCTGCTCGGGCCCGCCAACGAACTGATCCAC
Coding sequences within:
- a CDS encoding DUF6119 family protein; the protein is MTRPRSTYRTTVYRMRVDLDRESLAAVLNHRYLRGNDFTTVTTEVAGAPALLVHGHVPQPIADWCPIITGLTGDTMTVSHSSAGCVLLIAVDDQVYALAYGTIGRFMIDAERIDPGFGIAFAIRAIEPEQIRRVTRRVLASTGRVERSLVPGGQHIRRYGIEGWGEIVGQLSGHLTNTQLTVVRGSGRPVSIAGAESLQIAVSTDPAGLLDDLREISRVCARESPRQTSNSSPRSGQYTRGQHRPARRTPR